The Trueperaceae bacterium sequence CGCGTGAGGGTCAGCACGCCGATCCCGATGACGGCGATGGCGAGGAGGACCTCCAGGAGGCTCAACCCGCCCGTGCGGCGCGTCCGCGTCACGGTGCGGGGGCGTCGGCGACGGTGACGCGTCCGGTGAGGGTGACGGTGACGTCGACGGTGGTGCGGCCGTCGTCGAGGGTGGCGATCCGCTCGGGGAAGCCGGCGTAGTCGCAGCCGCGGGCGGTGCCGCTCGGGAGCCACACGAGCGCGGCGTCCCCGACCAGGTCGGTGTCGACCGCGACCGCGGCGTGCGTCGCGGCGTCGGCGCGGGCGACGACCTCCCCGCCGTCGCAGGGGCGGTCGGGGCGACCGACCTGCGCGAGGAAGGCGCCGTCGCTCGCGTCCCAGCGGACCGCGACGGGG is a genomic window containing:
- a CDS encoding prepilin-type N-terminal cleavage/methylation domain-containing protein, producing the protein MKSPSARRSGVTFVELLVVLAAMAVLAAVGFVRMGPAQARAYAEEVRATVAAGRFEAIRRDAPVAVRWDASDGAFLAQVGRPDRPCDGGEVVARADAATHAAVAVDTDLVGDAALVWLPSGTARGCDYAGFPERIATLDDGRTTVDVTVTLTGRVTVADAPAP